The DNA window TTTAGATATTAAAACAATGTCAATGATGAtgatacacaaacatttatgaCATGTGTCAAGTAAGTGTGTTAAGTATTGCGATATTGCACACGTTAATGACATGTGTCTATGTAATATAAGTGTTTTATATAGTAATGATGTGATGTAGGCTTGCAGAAGCAGAACCAAATGACCTGGGCATTGATAATGTTggggtaattattattaattattattattattattattattattattattattattattactctacCAAAATTATTTTAGAACATTTAAAAGACACTGGACTAAAAATATGAATCAACAGATTTGAAACAactagatttgtttttttattatgagttaaatgtatatttatttgtttattgctgACGTATAAACTGCAAATCATTCATGACATGGAATAATTTATTAGATACAGGTTTTTGCTAACTGAGTGTATAAACAGGTTTCTGTTTTCTCACGTATTTACACtaaagtcaaaataaaagtccccaGATGACGTCATTAGAAGTTGCACTTACCCCACCGCCGCTCACACCTCCAATGCCATCAAACGTCCGTCCAAACCCTCCGTCATCGTCTATAACGTAGCTCTTATCAGCCGAGCAAAAACAGACCCATAACGAAATGAATAAAAACGCagaactgtttgtttttctgctcattttATCTCATCGCAAAGACACAAATAAAGCAGCCGCTCACGTGATAACTACTTCCGCAATAGCACACGTGATAAAACCACGCCCACTTATCTGGCGTCATAGATACCACATTGATGCCGGAAGTATTTCATCTCCTACGAAGGAAtctttagaacacacacacacacacacacacacacacacacacacacacacacacacacacacacacacacacacacacacacacacacacacacacacacacacacacacacacacacacagataacaaaATACAATGTCATATTATCCAAATCTTAGTAACAAAACAAAGTacagagaaaatatatatacgTTCAAGttcacattattattgttattattattattattattattattattattattattattattattaatttgtttattgaatgaaaaaaacaaaaatgaaaaacattaatatatataatatttattatataaaatttaatatatatatatatatatatatatatatatatatatatatatataaaaaatttgtATAACATATTGTATaagtataactgtgtataacaAATATAAGTATATAACTGTTTCCCAAACAGTTGCCACAACAAAGCACAAAATATGAATAGAATTTtcgaataagaataagaagaataagaagaggACTTACTAAatctgtacatactgtatacgtTTCCCTGTTTTTATGTCTTAAATGTTACTTTCTTTCTTACCAAAATCTCCTTACTATCAAAACGTGAGCCGAATCAATCAGCGGTGTGTGGAATCGACTCCAAGCTTCAGAGTCTATTCTACATCTTAAGCCGGAGTTCTGAGAATCGGCTCTTCGTTCGAGTGACTCGCTGCAGTAGCATAGCGACGGAACAAACAAAGCATGGCTGCTACAAAGGAGAACCATCAATACAAACGCCTTTTTATCAACAACGTGGATAAATATACCTCTAAATATATAGGAaaggtcagttttttttattatgtccGACTGTCATTGCCATTCTATATTCGTTACAGTGCACATGAGTTAGTATTTTAGCTTAATGGATATTGCAGTAATCAGTGTCACATCTCATCATATcctcattatttttttccatagtATTTATAGtgcaccatttatttatttatttatttatttatttctgtcttctTATGCATCCAGTTTTTAGCCTCATGTGTTGTTGGAGCTACTGAACAATTACAGGATGAATGCACAAGTTCCCAAGAAGAAAATTATCAGATTGTTGGAACAGTTTCATgtaaaaccaaagaaaagtcCAGCTTTGCAGTAGAAAAATATACTGTGAGTGAAAAAATCATGGCTGTAATTTACACATAGTTTTATAATGCATACACATAGTTGGTTTCTTGTGTCttgtgagtttgtgtaaaaTCCTTTTCCCGGTGATGTTCCTGTACTTATTTTACTCGTTCCCATAGAACGCGACACGTGAAGAACTTTTCCGTCACCTGATGAAGTCAGACGTCATCgtttataatatttacaatGAGAACGCTGATCAGATTGAAGAAGCCACTTGGGCTGTCTCAGGTATCTATAATAAATAGTTTGTCTCTTATTAAGAGTTTTTCTATCATTTATTAAAAGCTTTGTCCTTATTTGTCCATTTAAAGCACTTCACAAGGACATTGAAGCATTTCCTGAACCAAAAATGTTCATCTTGATCTCCTCAGTCATGACTTGGGCCCTGACTAAGACACTGGATCCAgtaagtatttatatatatatatatatgaaccaAATTCCTCAACACACGTGGgtaataaacctgattctgattctgaaaaaaaaaaaattatatataaatatatattttcagaatcagaatcaggtttattgcccAAGTGTGTTGaagaatttggttccagctatttgtgactctcaaaagtacagacataaataacactatactatacattcattcattcattcattcattttctactgcttatccgaacttctcgggtcacggggagcctgtgcctatctcaggcgacattgggcatcaaggcaggatacaccctgtacggagtgccaacccattgccgggcacacacacactctcattcactcacacacacacacacacacactacggacaattttccagacatgccaatcaacctaccatgcatgtctttgaaccgggggaggaaaccggagtacccggaggaaacccccgaggcacggggagaacatgcaaactccacacacacaaggcagaggcgggaatcgaacccccaaccctggaggtgtgaggcaaacatgctaaccactaagccaccgtgcctgcACTGTACATTTAGCTTGGAATATAAGACAAAACAGatgatgtgagacaatatagactaTATAGACTACAGATTAAATATGAATTCAGAATATATGACTAATcaattatgtacataaagtgtgagaagtgcgtggtagtgcaaataacagtattgtgctgTACTgtgcttttgtgcaatatacagcatcagtagtgtgtaacatatacggaCTGACGGTTCTGATAacgcagtacttatagatatgaagcaaggaatataatgatggtgagaatggggaaagaaactgttcctgtgtctggcagttttggtagcGCTGTAGCGCCTGCCAGTAGGGAGGAACATGATTTTATGATATGATATTGTGATCATGATTATAACTTTCATTATAAAGTgcattttgtgttgttgttttaactGTAGAACGATCCAGAGATTCATCTAACAGAATTGGACTACAGGAGACGGAAACCTCATCCCAACTTTAAAGATCATATGGCTGTGGAGAAGCTTGTGGTTAAACTAGGACAAACCGTGAGTGTGGTTAGCTTCTAGGCTAATGTTGCTAACACGTCAAGCTGAGTTATAACGCTAGTTGCGAAGTCTAAAGCATCACACCCTCTTCCCATAAAGCTTTAAATCGTTCCCATCACTTAACCTCATGATTTATGATTAAAGCtcatttaatcattaattacCTTCGATTCATACGTTTTCAGAATCAGTCCCAGTTCTCCACTTATGTGGTTGCCTCTGGACTGCAGTACGGAATGGGCGAGCAAgcgtttcatttctttttcaagGTAAATAGAGACATTTTCTCACCTTTCTTGATGTATTCGTCTGGCTGCTATAACTGGCTTATTAGCATCCATTTATGTATAACTGAGTGTTTATGACACTGCCCTCTTTTAGACATCGTGGCTAGGAGAGGAACCTGAAGTGCCGATCTTCGGAGACGGCTCTAATATCATTCCAGCTGTTCACATCTGTGATCTGGCAGGGTCAGTAGTGACGGATAAATGAATGACTTGAGATCTGATCCCAGGTGAAACAGCGGATGATGGATACTGTACAGAACAACACTCTCATCTTATTACCttatttaaatcaaattaatgATTCGTTACATCATGACTCGTTACATTCGATTCGATTGAATCTGTGCTTCAAACGAATCGACTCGCTGAAGTGAATCGTAGCGGCCATCATTATCAGGAAGTCGTTAATACGCTGATGTATTGTATTGTTTCCTTAAAGATTCGTCATCATTGATCAtttattctgttgttgttgttttttcaaagGATCGTACAGAACGTAATCGAGCGTAAGCCGAAGCCGCCGTACTTCTTTGCAGTGGATGAATCACAGAACACCATTGGTGACATTATCAGTGTGAGTTTCCTCAATGagagcaattttattttatattctaacATATTCTGTTGCTCAAGCCTTTCTCTTGCGTCCTAGGCAATAGCGTCGGTGCTCGGgccaggaaaaacaaaaaacgttcCAAAGGAGGACGTGTATCTTACGGAGGAGTTGACGGtaagtttatacagtaaaatgatattaaaagtgcagtgtttaaagaaaaaaaatgatttgtcGCCTTGCTATGAAACGAACTTCTGGTCTGGAAacaagctccgcccccaaaTCAATTAAAGCTACTCAGCCCTGCCCCTTTTCCTCACATGCAACAGAGAGcgcaaaacatttcaaaaaagtTCCTTTAATTATACTATTAAACCTGAGACATCTAGTGAACCATTGAGACATCAGGAACCTTCTGTAactataattaattaatggtgcttgcaaagcaacattcttgttattgtgccggacaaaacttcggcgcgtaacttgtcccgcagcttttgtcctagacccacgactgaggtgtcaaattgaccggctcattgtggagaggtgtgctatgacttttataagcgatcggaattccgacATTcctggtacggaagctcaaagtggcttttttcccccataaacttccattataaaatttggaggtttataactcggcaagttttcgagcgatttacaccaaactcaagcagctcctttaggacctcactccggacaaagtttttatttcagtagtaACTTTTGTCCAAACGTATTGGCACCAAACtgggtattcacgtgacgtcacgtgtagccccgcccccaaaataagcgaaatcaaaaagttagcacaacatggacatgtcatatatcaaaacactcaacacgatgatgggaactgacgtcacgtgtagccccgcccccaaaataagcgaaatcaaaacgtttgcacaacatggacatgtcatatatcaaaacactcaacacgatgaggggaactgacgtcacatgcaagcaccattcacattttcttcaggaaatgtacattctagtttctCTAGTCTTATTGACCTTACGATGCCTTGactattgttgttttttgtttcccaGCAATCAGAAATTGACCATTTGTTCATCAATCTTCGACCGGAAGCCATTCATTTTGAcaaagatgtcagtaaagagaATTTAAGCATCAACTGGGTTTCAAAGAAAGGCATTGTTGAGAACATCAGCCAAACTGTGGAGGATTACAAGAGCACACGAGGTTTGCTGGTAAGCGACTGACATTGTGCGACTGTTAAGACCTAATATCAAACTCTGGTTGTGTTcgtatctttctttctttctttttattctttctttcttttctgtttttttagcCTGTTCGCGTCTTTCTCTTCGGACCGCCTGCTGTCGGGAAAAGCACCGTAGCTGAAAAGATATGCAAGCAATACAAACTGCACCACATCACAGTCAAAGAGACCATCGCCGAGACTCTCGCTAACCTGGTACGTCTTTACAAACAAATATTcctaagaaaataagaaaaggcTTTGCTAAGTGAGCGGCAGGATTTTCAACAATAAACGTTTACCTGATTATTTTCTGCCTCAGGAGTCACGTGTCCGCGTGGCAGAGGCGGAAATCGAAGTGGACGACGAAACACGTAGAACGCAGGAGCTTTTGGAGACGCTGACAAAGAACATGGAGAAAAATGAAGGTAATGAACAAAGATATGTGATCTACAGTGATCTAAATAATGTAAGTTTATTAAGAGCATCAAAAGCCCTGCTTCTGTTGGGCATTGAGAAGCGTTTAAGggggttttattcctcttattcagttaaaaatgtattataacaGTAATCAGGAACAAAGGTTTAGACTAACACAGAAGCCTAAGAACGGGTGGCATAGAAGCCTCTATTATCgctacatatacattacagcacagtggaattcttttcttcacataccccaactgaggaggttggggtcagagtgcagggggaggtatgatacagcacccctggagcagggagggttgagggccttgctcaagggtccagcactggcagcttggttgtgcttggccttgaaccccgatcttccgatgaacaacccagagccttaactagttgagccaccactgccctaaaATTGCCCTAAGGTTCTACTAGTTGGTCTCTACCAGAGAAAAATTGAAACTGgtagaaaaatagagagagagagagagagagagagagagaaagagagagagagagagagagagaaagagagagagagagagagagagagagagagagagagagaaagagagagcgagcgctTTATGCTTTTGAGGAAGTCGACTTTGAATAGTTTTTGGTATTGCTCAGGgatctaaagcactattcggacgggattagttctacgtggggacgtggagtaatgcaattttacctcaggacgtctgtaatattaattggccaattcgcacgggacaagacatctcagtaaaactagcagaagtgggaggggtaactcactttacgcaccacagtaacctcctcgtcgtcatgtgcgtatgacatTGCTTCCTgatatcacgtgcgcaaacagacaacatggcgcctccatgcttgcaaaacttttaaacaggaaatgacggaattttaccgtacatatttacagcgggtctattcgtacgggatcagtattacctgaggtaatttttctggacctttttacagaaggtaaaagtcaccgtaatctttactgacattgtccgtaatgattaccgagatggcacattcggacgggactaaaatcaccgagaagctctggtgataattactttacccctcacgtaaaactaatcccgtccgaatagtgcttaagtgACTCATATGTACGAATGAGTAATATACACTTGAAATTGTGTATAGATTcgatttcaaattcaaattcctCACCTGTTCAGGCCGGTTGGACGAGCCGTACGTTATCCAAATCATCAAGAACAAGCTGAAATCTACAGCATGCAGAAATCAAGGATTTGTCCTGGACGGCTTTCCGAAGACATACGAACAAGCTAAAGAGCTGTTTTGTGGTAGGAGGAATAcatctttaatttaattacaataaaatcgTTCAAAAATTTGATTCCGTTCGGTCCGGTTGTTTTTCACAAGCCGAGGTGGAGCAAGCTAAAGACGAGCTAAAGTCGAGGAACAAGGAAATCATTCCGGGTAGGTGCCGTTTTATTGGAATGTAAATGCAGAAAGATATCCAGTGCCGGTTTacgctgagtgtgtgtgtgtgtgtgtgtgtagagtttgttttctttctggaTGCCACTGATGAATTCCTGGAGGAACGTGTCCTGAACCTGCCCGAGAACGTCGTGCAGGGGACGTCACACTCCGTAGAGAAGTACTTTCAATGTCTGGAGACGTTCAGAAGAAACAATCTGGAAGGTGAAAGTGTCCTGAAATACTTCGAGGAGATGCAGATTCACCCCGAGCGAATAGGTAGGCGTCAGATagatgcatggtaggttgattggcatctctggaaaattgtccgtagtgtgtgagtgaatgagagtgtgtgtgtgtgtgtgccctgtgatgggttggcactccgtccagggtgtatcctgcctcgatgcccgatgacgcctgagataggcacaggctccccgtgacctgagtagttcggataaacggtagaaaatgaatgaatgaatgaatgtgtgtgtgtgtgtgtgtgtgtgtgtgtgtgtgtgtgagtgtgtgtgtgtgtgagtgtgtgtgtgtgtgtgagtgtgtgtgtgttaaactgaaAGAAACAGCAAAAAGTGCCCCAAATGTGACAACAAACTTAGTCACAGGAGACAACTGtatgtaataaacatttaatgatAATTAAAGTAAAGTGGTTAGGATATGGTGGGAGGGCGTGGTCTCTTCCAGGATAGCTCCGCCCCTCCTGCATAGATCCCGAGGCTTATCCAGTTAGATCTGAAGGAACGATATTTATAACACACTCCAGGTCTGTAGTTACAGCCGAAGCGTTTACATTACTTATTTGAAGGCTCAAACGACGCAAATCTCCTCCGTTCCAGAGATTAACGGCGACGACTCGGAGAACCTTCTGGTGATGGAGAAGGTAACGAAGAGCTTGGGGAAGACCAGGAACTACAGCCCTACCTCGAAGGACGTGGAAGAAGAACGGAAGCAGGTGGAGATCAGACTGATGGAGCAGGCGGAAGCGGAACAAGACGAAGCCAAGCGCaaaaaggaagaggaggagctgCGGGCCAAGCAGGAGGACGAAAGGGTACGAACATGCGTCAGGGGTGGAAAGAACAAGCGGGAGGTTCTCAGGAGGAAgtgactactactactattactattgcTGATAAAAGTATCAAAGGAATGTATTTGTTCTCAAGAACGACAGATCATAGATCTGCTTTGAAACTTTTCGTGacatgttgctgtgtgtgtgtgtgtgtgtgtgtgtgtgtgtgtgtgtgtgtgtgtgtgtgtgtcaggtccGACGTCTGGAAGACGAGAGGCGACAGGAAGTGGCTCTGTTGATGTCAGAATCCGCTCCTCTCAGGCAGTATTTGATGAACAGCGTGATGCCTGCTGTTATTCGAGGCTGCCTCGAGATCTGTGAGCTCCGACCCGAAGATCCCGTACACTCCCTGGTAGCTTTTCTGACTTTCTTGTCTGTTAATGTTTCAGTACAGCTTCAGGTTcctttacagtatgtacagtagtgtgaCCGACCAGGTAGAAacttttccctttctctctcttatgtTTCAGGCTGAATATCTCCTGAAAAACCAGAATCCAGAAAGCGTTTAAATCTGTTATTAGACCAAAAACTACGACTGTTGTGACTAAAACTTTCCTGCTCACTGTGACACAGAccaggagaggaaaaaaaacaacctccaCCCGGAGATTAAAGAGGAACCGAACGCTGGACTCATCACCAACCTTGACATGATTGTCTTAAATAGCTTTTATTATACAGGTGCATCTACATAAATAAGAATGTCGTGGACAagtgaaatgatttattatcattatttaacTCAAATAGAGAAACTCCAAGCGTGCATCCTCCTCAAAGCTGTCGCTACAATCTGTCCAGAGAGCTAactgttgtttatttctgacGCCACGATCATATCCTGCAGTTACGGTTATCGACCTTCTGGctcggatttttttttaatctgcatcGGTTTCCTGATAGTTTATTGAATCACGAGCTTCATCGGGTCTTCTTTTGCAAAACGCTTCTTCCTTTCTGCTAGCCTCGGCTCGAGGCGAGGGGAGGATACAACCGGCAGCCCCTGGACctagactcacacacacacacacacacacacacacacacacacacacacacacacacacgaaatgtttcatttgtaaGTTTGTAccaacacacaaatcacacactatacactacatacaTCACTATCTAGTGagttagtgacgtgacatacggctaagtacggtgacagatactcagaattcgttctctgcatttaacccatccaaagtgcacacacagcagtgaacacacacacacacacagaagtgaacacacacacacacacacacacacacaccgtgaacacacacacacacacacacacacacacacacacacacaccgtgaacacacacacacacagcagtgaacacacacacacacacacacacacacacaccgtgaacacacacccggagcagtgggcagccatttatgctgcggcatccggggagcagttgggggggttcggtgccttgctcaagggcacctcagtcgtggtattgccggcctgagactcgaacccacaaccttagggttaggagtcaaactctctaatcattaggccacgacttccccaatttttatttttttttactgaaatatcCTCTTTTAAAGCTTCAGGGGTTTTTCAACAACATGTGCGTAGAATGGGATTCGAACCGATGACTTACGGTTGCAGAAGGCAGGGTAATGAGGTAGTCTGTCACGTTCGGGTTTACACCGATCAGGTTTACAGCGGTCTGGCTTTTCTTTGTTGGCATTTGTGCTGCAGGtttctgagaaaaaaataaaaatacttgaTAAGTAGGACATACAACATACTAAAGAGCGGTAATGTTAACaaactgtgtattttattataatgtgtaGTATAATGTGATTGAGTATGTGTATAAGAATACAGGTGGATATTGTGCATGAGGGAGAAATCATCCCGTCCGTCAGTCTGACCTTGGATTTAGGAGGCGCTGGTGCCGCTTTCTTTCCTGAAATCTGGCTCTTTAGGTTCTCCGACCCGGTTTGGACCATTACACAGATGTCTATATTTCCATACAGCTGTGCGATGGTCATACAATCTTGTCCTTCCAAAGAAATAcaatccaaataaaataaagtgttaaaagCCGGAGACATCAGATATTACTCGGAAAGACCATTACGAGGGTTCTTCATTAGTCACGGAGATAAACGGAATGAGAATTACGTACCGTGTTTGTTTGTGACATCGACGTTAGCGCCAGAATTCAAGAGCTGATCCACGCATTTGGATTTTGATCTCTTGATGGCTGTCATTAGCGGCGTCACTCCGTTTGTGGTGGTGGCGTTAACGATAGCGCCGTGATCCACTAGGAGTTTGACGATGTCGGCGTGTCCCTCCATGCAGGCGTGATGTAGAGCAGTCCATTTGAACTGATCGTAGGCATTTACGTCTGCCCTGGAGACATATATCATGTATTAAACATACGTCTACAATGACAGTTGAGTCGAAGCAGTCTGTGATGCTACCTACCCGTGTGAGATGAGGAACTGAGCCATCTGGTATTTCCCCATCATGCAGGCAGTCATGAGCGGCGTTTTGTATATTCTGTCCCTAGTGTCCACAGGGACATTTTGGCTGAACGCTAACTTCAGCAAATCAAATTTGTCACTTTTTACACACTGGCTGAGGTTTATGTAAAGTTCTTTGGGCTCCAGGTTCAGCAAAGCGTCTTCGGTAACGTCAACTTGCAAGCGGTCACGAATCGTCTCAGCACTTGGCTCAAAGCTTTCAGGGCTTGTAGGAGTAATCTCAGTCGATGGCGGCTCAGCTTGTTCGATCCTACCTATACTCAGTCTTGCAGACTTGTAGGATGACAGCGGGTATTGGTTCGGTAAGAAAAGGTGTCCTGCGAAGAACTCATCGATGTTGATTTTGCCCCAACGATTCTTGTCAAGGGCTTTGACAATTTCCTCCAGGCTCTCCTCGTCTATAGGCGCGTGATGCTCCTGCAGAACGGACACTAGCGTCTCGTTTGGAACGGTTTCTTCCGGAGGTTCTCCTTCTTCGGCCGTTTGGAAGGCCTCTCGCAATTCCTCTTTGTGCTCAAACGACCAATCGTGTAGCTTGGCTTCATTGACGGCTACGTTCCCAGTCTTCAAAGATTGCTCTGCGTCTTTCAGTACTCTCAGAGCGGCTTTGTGGCCGTTGTTCTTAGCAATCTGGCTTGGCAGTAAATCCTGCTTGTTCTTGGTCATCTTGCATCCTGGGAATAAAAGATTTGGAAATGAGTTTGTAAAAGTccatatacagtaatccctcgccacttcgcggttcaagtttcgcggttcaagtttcgcggttcaagtttcgcggcctcggcgcatcgctgatttttcaaaaatattcatcgaaaaataaaaataaaaatggtttcccaggatgccagacaaagagagaaactctctcagaggctttggacatacccacgggcactcagacaaggcacatgattggttcccggcgcgagatctgagctgattggctgcgcatcatcgcatcctctcccagcttcttcccttgttgtatctcgccactctcgttcacgctgtcaactgtgtctcgcatattgtgttcgaaattaacttttcgttaagcccttacgatgcctcctaagcaccgtgcccctgcgaaagattcctctagtgagccgaagaggaagaggaagatgatgaccatcagtgaaaaggtcaaacttatggccaatcctacttcgcggactttcacctatcgcgaggggttccggtccccattaaccgcgataaacaaGGGATCACTGTAATAGTGTATGTTTTTTATAACAGTATAATTACTGTTAGAATGAAATGTAACACACCTCTCTGAAACAGAAACCTGCAGCACTCTGCGTGGCCTGCGGCAGCCGCTGCGTGCAAGGCCGTATGTCCGAGATCGGCCGTAATGCTGAAATCAGCAGAGTACGCTGACAAAAATATGAGCATCTGAAATAATCATACGATTTTAATAACATCACAACATATTATATTGCTAGAAAGATTTTCCTAATATACAGAAACCTCAAAGAAGAACTTGCCTCGATGTAGCCTTTGGCTGCTGCAATGTGAACAGAGTTCAGTCCATTTTTGTTGACTTTGTTCGGGTCAACACCTTTTTGCAGGATCGCTTTTACCAACGCTACAGATCCGGCCGTCACAGCCGCCATCAAAGCCGTGCACCCGGTCGcctggaacacacaacaccacgtTATTGTACACGATACTATTTTCTATTCTCTATCGCTACATCGTTAGATAAATCTTTTCTGGCTAAGAAGAATCTGGTTAAACTGCAGACATAAAATTTTAGCACTGCGTTAAAACAAACCGGATCGGCGACATCCGGATCGGCTCCTGACTCCAAAAGCCGCATGCAGAAGTTCTCGCACATCTCGGCATGTTCGCAGGCGAACATGAAGACAGATTTGCCCGTGTTAGAGGTGTTGTTAACATCCACGTCCATTTTAAGTACCATGTCCATGATCTGTTTGTGACTATCTGTTGGGCCGATGCAGTAAAACAGCAGTCCTGTATGgaatgacagacagaaaattaaattattattaagtctAACACAATGTTACtaaaatttaacacacacacacacacacacaaaaaaaaaaacacaaacgcacCTTTGCCTTCTAGGTCCACGAGGGACACACTGGCTTGATTACTGTACAGAAAATCCACCATGTCGACATGGCCACGTTCTGCAGCGAGCATCATCGCGGTCCGTCCCTTTTTGTCCGGGACATCAGGATGTGCGTTGAGGGACAAGAGGAAACTAGCTAACTCCAGATCATTTTCCACAGTGGCCAGGTGCAGGGCGCTGATCCCCTCTTCAGGCTCTGTGAGGTTGATCAGATCTGGGACACCTAAAAGCACTAGCTTCTCTATCTGCTCTTTATTCTTCTGGTTTACCAACCGAAGCAGTTTGTAAACCTGTTTGGTCTCCAGAAGATTTTCTGCCACGAAGTTCCTCCT is part of the Tachysurus fulvidraco isolate hzauxx_2018 chromosome 12, HZAU_PFXX_2.0, whole genome shotgun sequence genome and encodes:
- the LOC113651186 gene encoding ankyrin repeat and EF-hand domain-containing protein 1-like translates to MSYMSELEKTRIMRDPSKLQMKRRNFVAENLLETKQVYKLLRLVNQKNKEQIEKLVLLGVPDLINLTEPEEGISALHLATVENDLELASFLLSLNAHPDVPDKKGRTAMMLAAERGHVDMVDFLYSNQASVSLVDLEGKGLLFYCIGPTDSHKQIMDMVLKMDVDVNNTSNTGKSVFMFACEHAEMCENFCMRLLESGADPDVADPATGCTALMAAVTAGSVALVKAILQKGVDPNKVNKNGLNSVHIAAAKGYIEMLIFLSAYSADFSITADLGHTALHAAAAAGHAECCRFLFQRGCKMTKNKQDLLPSQIAKNNGHKAALRVLKDAEQSLKTGNVAVNEAKLHDWSFEHKEELREAFQTAEEGEPPEETVPNETLVSVLQEHHAPIDEESLEEIVKALDKNRWGKINIDEFFAGHLFLPNQYPLSSYKSARLSIGRIEQAEPPSTEITPTSPESFEPSAETIRDRLQVDVTEDALLNLEPKELYINLSQCVKSDKFDLLKLAFSQNVPVDTRDRIYKTPLMTACMMGKYQMAQFLISHGADVNAYDQFKWTALHHACMEGHADIVKLLVDHGAIVNATTTNGVTPLMTAIKRSKSKCVDQLLNSGANVDVTNKHGQDCMTIAQLYGNIDICVMVQTGSENLKSQISGKKAAPAPPKSKKPAAQMPTKKSQTAVNLIGVNPNVTDYLITLPSATVQGLPVVSSPRLEPRLAERKKRFAKEDPMKLVIQ
- the LOC113651187 gene encoding adenylate kinase 7-like, translating into MAATKENHQYKRLFINNVDKYTSKYIGKFLASCVVGATEQLQDECTSSQEENYQIVGTVSCKTKEKSSFAVEKYTNATREELFRHLMKSDVIVYNIYNENADQIEEATWAVSALHKDIEAFPEPKMFILISSVMTWALTKTLDPNDPEIHLTELDYRRRKPHPNFKDHMAVEKLVVKLGQTNQSQFSTYVVASGLQYGMGEQAFHFFFKTSWLGEEPEVPIFGDGSNIIPAVHICDLAGIVQNVIERKPKPPYFFAVDESQNTIGDIISAIASVLGPGKTKNVPKEDVYLTEELTQSEIDHLFINLRPEAIHFDKDVSKENLSINWVSKKGIVENISQTVEDYKSTRGLLPVRVFLFGPPAVGKSTVAEKICKQYKLHHITVKETIAETLANLESRVRVAEAEIEVDDETRRTQELLETLTKNMEKNEGRLDEPYVIQIIKNKLKSTACRNQGFVLDGFPKTYEQAKELFCAEVEQAKDELKSRNKEIIPEFVFFLDATDEFLEERVLNLPENVVQGTSHSVEKYFQCLETFRRNNLEGESVLKYFEEMQIHPERIEINGDDSENLLVMEKVTKSLGKTRNYSPTSKDVEEERKQVEIRLMEQAEAEQDEAKRKKEEEELRAKQEDERVRRLEDERRQEVALLMSESAPLRQYLMNSVMPAVIRGCLEICELRPEDPVHSLAEYLLKNQNPESV